TCACTCGGCCAAGAAATCGATGACCTGAGCGCTGAAGGCGGCGAGGACAACATGGAACGACTCGTGACACGCACGTTGGGGGCCAACTATTACCCGCTACCGGAACTCACCTACACAGCGTGGCTCGGGCAGGTCGCTGCACGGCTGCGCCAGCATGCAGCAGCGATTGACGGTGGCGGTAACCCACCAACCGGATGAGAACGAGTC
The window above is part of the Mycolicibacterium rutilum genome. Proteins encoded here:
- a CDS encoding contact-dependent growth inhibition system immunity protein, whose protein sequence is MSEQVVSPALRHLFGAYFHEDWVMEAADWQGVIDSYVRDEQPPADLLRSLGQEIDDLSAEGGEDNMERLVTRTLGANYYPLPELTYTAWLGQVAARLRQHAAAIDGGGNPPTG